A genomic region of Macaca mulatta isolate MMU2019108-1 chromosome 5, T2T-MMU8v2.0, whole genome shotgun sequence contains the following coding sequences:
- the LOC114678106 gene encoding uncharacterized protein LOC114678106, translated as MWSPTREPLPVVGVRLWRRQGNLIQVRKVAQRDKGRESGSPGPSAASNREQRTPQPRSLHIPPRPGSSRTGGGASLGAALTHFPAASAGTALIPIVRTAPSYGPRCRSFSTRAQLRLSSLSAQGRVPISYRAQGRGDGGWSWRGGPAPPLTELGKSAWASSAAPPLPRAALGGTACVACPLDQGTGAIGGVGPLLAYPEVVGSGGVKTCCLAAVSPPPCPGRSKGRVRSASARLQGCAGTGWVVGRATGRSWPPFRSPQHPGAQPSGFGPLDSAGRSRWRIILAHNLEAPGSTTPSGPATQGLVRFLQTHRFWERGASRQEDAEFLMTGPVSVHSLVPGGRGGTPTPSRCSLQRCSSGPVRDLGCLCMLWSREYATCMSLSAA; from the exons ATGTGGTCCCCAACGAGAGAACCGCTTCCTGTGGTGGGCGTTCGGCTTTGGAGGCGGCAGGGAAATCTCATCCAAGTCAGGAAAGTGg CCCAAAGAGACAAAGGTCGTGAGTCGGGAAGCCCGGGACCCAGCGCAGCGAGCAACCGGGAGCAGCGCACACCCCAGCCCCGCTCCCTCCACATCCCGCCCAGACCTGGATCATCCCGCACGGGCGGCGGGGCCAGCCTGGGAGCGGCGCTTACCCACTTCCCAGCAGCAAGCGCAGGGACCGCTCTTATCCCGATCGTCCGGACAGCACCTTCCTATGGGCCGCGCTGCCGCAGCTTCTCCACCCGCGCCCAGCTCCGTCTGAGCTCCCTCTCG GCCCAGGGCCGGGTCCCTATTTCCTACAGGGCCCAGGGGCGGGGAGACGGGGGCTGGTCCTGGCGGGGAGGGCCTGCCCCGCCCCTGACCGAGCTAGGCAAATCCGCTTGGGCCAGCTCAGCCGCTCCGCCCCTACCGCGAGCGGCGCTGGGCGGGACTGCGTGCGTGGCGTGTCCGCTGGACCAGGGGACTGGGGCAATCGGAGGTGTAGGCCCTTTGCTCGCCTACCCGGAGGTCGTGGGTAGCGGAGGGGTCAAGACTTGTTGTCTAGCAGCCGTCTCCCCGCCGCCCTGTCCTGGCCGAAGCAAAGGCCGCGTGCGGTCCGCGTCTGCCAGGCTTCAGGGCTGCGCGGGTACTGGGTGGGTGGTGGGCCGGGCGACCGGAAGATCCTGGCCGCCTTTCCGGTCGCCTCAGCACCCTGGAGCGCAGCCCTCGGGTTTCGGTCCCCTGGACTCTGCAGGTCGGTCCCGGTGGCGGATTATCCTCGCCCACAACCTCGAGGCCCCTGGGTCAACCACGCCTTCCGGGCCGGCAACCCAAGGTTTAGTCAGATTCCTCCAGACCCATCGCTTCTGGGAAAGAGGCGCCTCCCGTCAGGAGGATGCTGAGTTCCTCATGACTGGACCAGTGAGTGTCCACTCCCTGGTCCCTGGCGGGAGAGGCGGGACCCCCACGCCCTCCCGTTGCTCTTTGCAGAGATGTTCCTCAGGCCCAGTCCGGGATTTGGGATGTCTGTGCATGCTGTGGAGCAGAGAGTATGCAACAT